From a single Dryobates pubescens isolate bDryPub1 chromosome 41 unlocalized genomic scaffold, bDryPub1.pri SUPER_41_unloc_1, whole genome shotgun sequence genomic region:
- the TMOD4 gene encoding tropomodulin-4 isoform X1 yields the protein MTSYRQELEKYKDIDEDKILRELSAEELAQLDLELAEMDPENVLLPAGLRQRDQTQKSPTGPLDREALLQHLEKQALEAAERQDLVPFTGEKKGKPFVPKNPTREIPREEQITLEPELEEALANATEAEMCDIAAILGMYTLMSNKQYYDAICSGTISNTEGINSVVKPDSYSYKPVPDEPPNPTDVEETLRRIQTNDEALQEVNLNNIKDIPVATLKAICEAMKANTHVRKLSLVATRSNDPVAAAVAEMLMENKTLESLNIESNFITSAGMLSIIRAMHHNRSLTELKVDNQCQRLGDSVEMEMASMLEQCPSVVRFGYHFTQQGPRARASIAITNNNELRRKQKKT from the exons ATGACGTCCTACcggcaggagctggagaagtACAAAGACATCGACGAGGACAAGATCCTGCGGGAGCTGTCGGCAGAGGAGTTGGCGCAGCTCGACCTGGAGCTGGCCGAGATGGACCCCGAG AACGTGCTGCTGCCCGCGGGGCTGCGCCAGAGGGACCAGACGCAGAAGAGCCCCACGGGGCCCCTGgacagggaggctctgctgcagcacctggagAAGCAGGCGCTGGAGGCTGCCGAGCGCCAGGACCTGGTGCCCTTCACCGGCGAGAAGAaag ggaaGCCTTTTGTGCCCAAGAACCCAACGAGGGagatccccagggaggagcaaATCACTCTGgagccagagctggaggaggccttggccAACGCCACCGAGGCCGAGATGTGCGACATCGCCG CCATCCTGGGCATGTACACCCTGATGAGCAACAAGCAGTACTATGATGCCATCTGCAGCGGCACCATCTCCAACACCGAGGGCATCAACA GCGTGGTGAAGCCGGACAGCTACAGCTACAAGCCGGTGCCAGACGAACCTCCCAACCCCACGGACGTGGAGGAGACCCTGAGGAGGATCCAGACCAACgatgaggccctgcaggaggTCAACCTCAACAACATCAAG GACATTCCTGTCGCCACGCTGAAGGCCATCTGCGAGGCCATGAAGGCCAACACCCACGTCCGcaagctcagcctggtggcCACCCGCAGCAACGACCCCGTGGCCGCT GCTGTGGCCGAGATGCTGATGGAGAACAAGACCCTGGAGAGCCtcaacattgagtccaacttcaTCACCAGCGCCGGGATGCTGAGCATCATCCGAGCCATGCACCACAACCGCAGCCTCACGGAGCTCAAGGTGGACAACCAG TGCCAGCGGCTCGGGGACTcggtggagatggagatggcttccatgctggagcagtgtCCCTCCGTGGTGCGCTTCGGCTACCACTTCACGCAGCAGGGACCCCGCGCCCGAGCCTCCATCGCCATCACCAACAACAACGAACTCC GTCGCAAGCAGAAGAAAACCTAa
- the TMOD4 gene encoding tropomodulin-4 isoform X2: MTSYRQELEKYKDIDEDKILRELSAEELAQLDLELAEMDPENVLLPAGLRQRDQTQKSPTGPLDREALLQHLEKQALEAAERQDLVPFTGEKKAILGMYTLMSNKQYYDAICSGTISNTEGINSVVKPDSYSYKPVPDEPPNPTDVEETLRRIQTNDEALQEVNLNNIKDIPVATLKAICEAMKANTHVRKLSLVATRSNDPVAAAVAEMLMENKTLESLNIESNFITSAGMLSIIRAMHHNRSLTELKVDNQCQRLGDSVEMEMASMLEQCPSVVRFGYHFTQQGPRARASIAITNNNELRRKQKKT, translated from the exons ATGACGTCCTACcggcaggagctggagaagtACAAAGACATCGACGAGGACAAGATCCTGCGGGAGCTGTCGGCAGAGGAGTTGGCGCAGCTCGACCTGGAGCTGGCCGAGATGGACCCCGAG AACGTGCTGCTGCCCGCGGGGCTGCGCCAGAGGGACCAGACGCAGAAGAGCCCCACGGGGCCCCTGgacagggaggctctgctgcagcacctggagAAGCAGGCGCTGGAGGCTGCCGAGCGCCAGGACCTGGTGCCCTTCACCGGCGAGAAGAaag CCATCCTGGGCATGTACACCCTGATGAGCAACAAGCAGTACTATGATGCCATCTGCAGCGGCACCATCTCCAACACCGAGGGCATCAACA GCGTGGTGAAGCCGGACAGCTACAGCTACAAGCCGGTGCCAGACGAACCTCCCAACCCCACGGACGTGGAGGAGACCCTGAGGAGGATCCAGACCAACgatgaggccctgcaggaggTCAACCTCAACAACATCAAG GACATTCCTGTCGCCACGCTGAAGGCCATCTGCGAGGCCATGAAGGCCAACACCCACGTCCGcaagctcagcctggtggcCACCCGCAGCAACGACCCCGTGGCCGCT GCTGTGGCCGAGATGCTGATGGAGAACAAGACCCTGGAGAGCCtcaacattgagtccaacttcaTCACCAGCGCCGGGATGCTGAGCATCATCCGAGCCATGCACCACAACCGCAGCCTCACGGAGCTCAAGGTGGACAACCAG TGCCAGCGGCTCGGGGACTcggtggagatggagatggcttccatgctggagcagtgtCCCTCCGTGGTGCGCTTCGGCTACCACTTCACGCAGCAGGGACCCCGCGCCCGAGCCTCCATCGCCATCACCAACAACAACGAACTCC GTCGCAAGCAGAAGAAAACCTAa